The Polynucleobacter sp. MWH-CaK5 region TGCGCGGTGGTGATTGGGCTAAGGGGGATCGAGGCTTGGCATGTCATCCAGCCAGGGTCGATGAATTTAGGAGCGGTATTCCTGATGCTATTGCCCATGCTCAACAGTTGGGAGTTAAACAATTAAATTGTTTGGCAGGAATATTGCCTGAGGGTGTGAGTATCAATGAAGCTCAAAAAAATTTTGTGGAAAATTTAACTTATGCAGCAGAAGAGTTAAAAAAAGCTAATCTCAAATTATTGATTGAACCCATCAACACATTTGATATGCCGGGGTTTTTCTTATCCAGCAGTCAACATGCTTTAGAAACTATCATGGCGGTTCCATCGAACAATCTTTATCTTCAATACGATGCCTATCATGCCCATCGCATGGGTGAAGATATTTTGGATATAGAAGATCTGATGCCTTTTATTGAGCATATTCAAATTGCAGATCATCCTGGCCGCCATGAACCTGGCACAGGGGAAATCAAT contains the following coding sequences:
- a CDS encoding hydroxypyruvate isomerase family protein, with the protein product MPRFAANLSLLYAHLPFLERIKAAKDDGFEAIECQFPYQENSGAALKDIAASMAQLELPMVLHNLRGGDWAKGDRGLACHPARVDEFRSGIPDAIAHAQQLGVKQLNCLAGILPEGVSINEAQKNFVENLTYAAEELKKANLKLLIEPINTFDMPGFFLSSSQHALETIMAVPSNNLYLQYDAYHAHRMGEDILDIEDLMPFIEHIQIADHPGRHEPGTGEINYADFFMLLDDLAYEGWVGCEYKELHQANFLKA